One Eubacteriales bacterium mix99 genomic window carries:
- a CDS encoding GntR family transcriptional regulator, with protein sequence MKSALDSNRPIYLQIKETIEEDILNGRLEPDEQIPSNSQLVSHYNINPVTVLKGINLLVDEGIIYKKRGLGMYVSPDAPEKLKKRFSQAFFQEQIEPLTALAKPLGFSLKEIHEMIDSAWKGEKND encoded by the coding sequence ATGAAGTCAGCTCTGGACAGTAACCGTCCCATTTATCTACAAATCAAAGAGACGATTGAAGAGGATATTCTCAACGGGCGGCTGGAACCTGATGAACAAATACCCTCAAACAGCCAGCTTGTCAGCCATTACAACATAAATCCTGTCACCGTACTGAAAGGAATTAATCTTCTGGTAGATGAGGGCATAATTTATAAGAAACGCGGGCTTGGAATGTATGTGAGCCCCGATGCCCCAGAAAAGCTTAAAAAACGATTTTCACAGGCTTTTTTTCAGGAGCAGATAGAGCCTCTGACAGCTCTGGCAAAACCCCTGGGTTTTTCCCTCAAGGAGATTCATGAAATGATCGATAGTGCATGGAAAGGAGAAAAAAATGATTAA
- a CDS encoding ATP-binding cassette domain-containing protein, whose translation MINLENVSLKYGNTVALNNVSLKLPEQGICGVLGRNGAGKTSLLSLLCAYRRATSGTITISGENPYENRNIMPRVAFIYDDQGEIENAFKVKDLFKIAAALRPNWDTAYAEKLIKLFEIPAKKDNGRLKSRYAFGSTCDYRASRTDADYHI comes from the coding sequence ATGATTAATCTCGAAAATGTATCACTTAAATACGGAAATACCGTTGCGCTCAATAATGTAAGTTTAAAACTTCCCGAGCAGGGAATATGCGGGGTGCTTGGCAGGAACGGAGCAGGAAAGACCTCACTTTTGTCGTTGCTCTGCGCCTATCGCAGGGCAACCTCAGGAACAATAACTATATCTGGCGAAAATCCTTATGAAAACAGGAATATAATGCCACGAGTTGCCTTTATCTATGACGATCAGGGTGAAATAGAAAATGCCTTTAAGGTAAAAGACCTTTTTAAAATAGCAGCTGCACTCCGTCCTAACTGGGATACCGCTTATGCAGAAAAACTTATAAAGCTGTTTGAAATACCTGCAAAAAAAGACAATGGGAGACTTAAGTCACGGTATGCGTTCGGCAGTACGTGTGATTATCGGGCTAGCAGGACAGACGCCGATTACCATATATGA